The stretch of DNA ACTAAGTGTATGCCCAAGCTCGCTCCAACATGAAGCGAGCGCTGTTTATGGGTTACTTCTTGCCCGATCAGCTCCAACAGTCGCTCCGCTAACTTTGCTAACAAGACTTTGTTGGTTTGTTTAATAATAAGAACAAATTCATCACCCGACAAACGTGCTACCAAATCTCCTGCACGAACTTGAGATAGCAACCGGCTCGATACTGCTTTGAGGATTTCGTCGCCCGCATCGTGTCCATAGTTATCATTAACGTGTTTAAAGCCATCGAGATCCAAATAGATAACCGCGAAGTGTTGATTAGAATAATGGCTAGACGTGACTACATCATCCATCACTTTATACAGCTGAGCTCTGTTGGCCAAACCCGTTAATGCGTCGTGATGAGCCAAGTGTTCGAGCCTTTCCATCTCTTTGACATTAGATAAATCAGACAATGTGAGTACCATATCGAACTCGTCTTTCTCGTTGTCTGACGAAACTCGATTCACTTTTACAAACATTGGAACCAAAGTGCCGGATGCACTCTTCTCCCATACCTCGCCTTGCCACTGCCCATAATTTTCCAATGAACTGCGAATTGTCGGCATTAGGGATGAAAATTGTTGCCAAGAAAAAACGTCAAATGGTGTTTTGCCCACCAGCAGATCGGCGTGATAACCGAGAAGTTTGGTGACAGCTGGGTTAACCATGGTAATTACGTTGGATGAATTCAGTACGATTAAGCCGTCTTTGCTGTTCTCAAAAACACCCGCAGCTATACGCTGGCGACTCATGGCCGTTTCCATCCCCGTGACATCTTGGATTGCATAAAGAATACGACCGTGCTTTGGCAACGAACGGCTACTCACACGAAGCCAGCGTTTTGAGTTAAAGAGATCGGTGGTTTCGAGTAGTTCGTCATTCAGCTCAATATTGGCGTCGATAACCTCTTGTAAGAACCCAGTTTGCTTTGTCGAGATCAACTCTTGGATCAATAAATTTTCAAGAAACGCTTCGGTACACTTAAAAATGTCACGAGTGGCAGCGTTCGCATGAACGATGAACCCTTTTTCATCGGCTACCAACAACGAGTGCTGAACAGTTTCAATTACCTCATTCGCAAACGACTTTTCTTCTTGTAGTTTATCTAGCGTAAAATTGATTTGGTTGTCGCGATGTTGAAGTCTTTCGAGCATGGTATTAAAAGCTCGAACCAGATCCCCTATCTCATCGTGGTTCGTTGCGACTAATTTTTGTTGTTCAGAACGACGTTCAACAAA from Vibrio splendidus encodes:
- a CDS encoding sensor domain-containing diguanylate cyclase, which encodes MLSFINNLSIKNKLILPIVIFIAVTFVTIQSVNYTVTFEREKESLIQRVKVLAQGVAYNLQAAILFEDKSSAQEILSAFVADKDIVRVKLYDINEQLFASYQVSNTLVPRPNTDELNDIADHQFSISENFIFLLVPVTLDDAVIANLRVTISKETFNMILTNIFKVAAVYLLFLVILGGVLVKLVQRLIIEPMFDLNEAMQAFVERRSEQQKLVATNHDEIGDLVRAFNTMLERLQHRDNQINFTLDKLQEEKSFANEVIETVQHSLLVADEKGFIVHANAATRDIFKCTEAFLENLLIQELISTKQTGFLQEVIDANIELNDELLETTDLFNSKRWLRVSSRSLPKHGRILYAIQDVTGMETAMSRQRIAAGVFENSKDGLIVLNSSNVITMVNPAVTKLLGYHADLLVGKTPFDVFSWQQFSSLMPTIRSSLENYGQWQGEVWEKSASGTLVPMFVKVNRVSSDNEKDEFDMVLTLSDLSNVKEMERLEHLAHHDALTGLANRAQLYKVMDDVVTSSHYSNQHFAVIYLDLDGFKHVNDNYGHDAGDEILKAVSSRLLSQVRAGDLVARLSGDEFVLIIKQTNKVLLAKLAERLLELIGQEVTHKQRSLHVGASLGIHLVDGSERDIDVILKVADEAMYQAKRKGKGQFVFSRDS